One Arachis hypogaea cultivar Tifrunner chromosome 18, arahy.Tifrunner.gnm2.J5K5, whole genome shotgun sequence genomic window, AAGTTTTATCCCAAATAGTTTAGACAGCGAACACTCATTGATGAAGCCGGATTTTCCAAATATAGGCGTACTAATAACGGTCGAACAGTGAAGAAAAGGGAATGTGCACTAGACAATAGGTTCATTGTTGCTTATAATCCAGAATTGTTGCTCAAGTTCGGGTGTCACATAAATGTGGAATACACATGCCAAACAAGTTCTATGAAGTATCTGTTTAAGTATGTACATAAGAGCAATGACCGCGTAACAACTACCCTATACAACGCTTGATCCGTCAGAAGCCACACAAGTTGTTGACAAAATTAGGAATTACTACGATTGTAGGTACATTTCGGCATGTGAGGCAGTCTGGTTTATTTGGATAcgaaatccaagagaaagaaccatttgtgattagacttccattccatttggaggatgagcaacctgtggtttatagtgaaaattctaaTGTGAATGATATCGTCGAAAGAGCAATATCTCAAGTCTATGTTTTTGGGATGGATGGCGGCGAACATGTCATATCCCTATGCTCGAGGTCTGACTTATGCTGAGTTTCCAACCAAGTTTGTTTGGAAGGACGATGCTTCAAAGTAGTTTCCTCGAAAGCAAGGCTTCGCAATTGGAAGGTTGACTCATGTACCTGCAGGTAATGACGAGTTTATATTCAATTTCGATCTTATTTATTTgacgatttaaatttaaaatcttaacagCATGTACCCCACGTCTATTTTATTCGATTTATCTACACTAGAAAACAAATGTTCAAAAAACTTTTAGCAGTTATAATCTGTAGATTACACAATTTTAGAATTGttctatattttttagaaaaattaatctTATGCGGATGTGTAGCTACATAATAATTGAAATCGCGTAGCCTAATCCATTTAGCAATTTAAAAGTGGGATTTTAACCAAGTTTTTTACAGTAAATACCGAAGAATATTACCAACGACTTCTCTTGAATACTCAAAGAGGATATATGAATTTTTGAGATATAAGAACAGTAGGAGGAACAATTTATGGCTTTATGCTACGTATAGAGATGCATGCTTCATCCTTGGACTCTTGCAAGATGATAGAAAATTCATGGATGCAATTAAGGAAGCAAGCTCGTGGGCCTCAGGATCATATGTTAGAAGGTTATTTGTTATTCTATTAACATCCAACAATATCTCAAGACCAGAACATGTCTGGAATAGATGTTGGCATGCAGGGACGGATCTACTCTTTAGGgtgtgggggcaagtgcccccactacaatttggaattttattgagtagtatataataacaatatttatttgcccccactaaattattaaatttgaccccacaataattttttattcaactttcgaTACTTGATAGCCAATTTGAAAACTTCATATTAGATGTCCATTATAATGATcaagtttcaaatttaaataagattgatgttctttcttagaaatcgactcgaaagaatattatctatccatttgtatttcttcttttaaaattagctttagtttttttcataataactacactaattaaatgaactttttcaactatgaatatcatcaagagctaattgtatgaaagttgagttctaaatgattgtttaacgacatatacaaaaaaaagacattttaattatattgtcaatgttttaaaatataaaatatagaaaattaaattttaaattatatgttattatttaaattactattttattattttaatttgtaattagatattttaaaacctaatcatattttacaataacaaaatataattataacaacaattatgctacatatacataaaataatcacttgtacacaataaatcttaaaatacaaattttgaaatgcaaaatacacattaaaaataagttaaatgatgtatgtatttatacacaaatttatagtagataatttgatagctaattttttatgtaaacgtaatatttttattataaaaattattatcatgttatatatatttcgcccccactatcaaaattttctggatccgtcactgttGGCATGAACTCTTAGATGATATTTTGTATCGACAGAGAACCGTGATGAACATGAGGggtgagtttttataattgtaattataaaagttcttcattattgatcatttttagtttgattgaatttttacAGTATCGTATAATATGCAGAGTTAACCATGTCAGATGATGAGATTAATCAGTTGTGCTTAATGGATATAGACAAGATCTTACATTCTTATGGTAAAACCTTGAAAGACTATCCTCCTATGCCTTTAGCAATTGAAGTTGATAGTTCATTGTTAACCGAAAGGGTTATCAGGGAAAAGCTAAACTTTAACAGGgattatttaaagaaaaatgccTCAAACATGTTAGCCATCGCAACACCTGAGCAGAAATATGCATTCGATAAAATTGTTACAGTTGTGTATTGTGATGAAGGGGTTTTTTCTTTGTGTATGGTTATGGGGGTACTGGAAAAACATTTCTCTGGAACCTTATGTCTGCTGAGATTCGCTCAAGGGGTGATATTGTGTTAAACATTGCTTCAAGTGGTATTGCATCTTTACTTCTTCCCAATGGAAGAATGGCACACTCAAGGTTCAAAATACCGCTGAATATAACTGAGGATTCTTTATGTAACATCAAACCTGGTTCTCGTCAAGCAATGATGCTGTTGAAAGCCAAACTTATAATTTGGGATGAGGCTCCAATGGTTAGTAGGTACTGTTATGAAGCGCTTGATAAATGCTTAGGTGATATCATgaggttttctccaacatataacAAAGATTTTTCCTTTGTAGGAAAAGTGGTTGTACTAGGTGGAGACTTTAGACAAATTCTTCCTGCCATTTCACGAGAATCAAGATAAGATATCGTTCATTCAACCGTGAATTCGTCTTACCTTTGGAAGTTTTGTCAGGtgctcaaactaacaaaaaaCATGAGACTCTCTGTAGGGACGACTGCTTCAGATCAAGATGAGACAGAGCAATTTGATGAGTGGTTATTGAAAGTTTGTGATGGTCTAACATGTGACAATATGGATGGTGAATCTGAGATATGTCGTCAAGGAGATATTGTTACTCCTTCTTCGGACCAggcatttgatgagttggttcatttttcttatccaaatattttaGATAACATGTCCTCAAAGGATTTTTTCAAAGCAAGAACTATTGTGGCTCCCACGCTGGACATCATTGAAGAGGTCAACAACCATCTGATGACTATCATTCCTGgaggaaaaaaattatatcttagttCGGATTCGATTTGTATGGATAAAAGGAATATGGAGAGTCAACTAGATCTCTATGATCCTAAATTATTGAATAGCATAAATTACTCTGATTTGCCTccacataaattaatactcaaggtTGGTGATCCGGTGATGTTACTGAGGAATATTGACCAATCCAGTGGTCTTTGTAATGGTACAAGGCTACAAGTTAGGAAGCTTGGAAATCATGTCATAGAATGTGAAGTCTTAACGGATAACAATGTTGGTCATATTACTTTGACTTCAAGAATGAATATGGTACCAACAAATGAAACCGTCCCAGTTAGATTCCAACAAAGACAGTTTTCCATAATAGTATCGTTTGCCATGACAATTAATAAGTCTCAGAGAAGTTTAAAAGTTTTTACACATAGTCAACTATATGTGGCactttcaagagttaagagtaagagaagtTTAAAAGTTTTACTTATGAATCACGTAGGAATGTCTGCAAATTCAACCATCAATGTTGTTTATAGAGAAGtatttgaaaaaatagaattctAATATAaacattttgattttattttaaattctgtatcaatgtataattattttacttaaaaaaagtgtaaaataattattattcactatttttaagttaaactttgattttgataataattttataaatttcttaacataataattattttgtgttttttttaaatatccaaacatataatttttttttttacttttataaattttttcgtgCTAAGCACGGGTTCATATATACTAGTTAATCATAAATTAATATTCATGCCATATACCATGTATCTTTATTTAGAATGAATATTCATGTCATGGACAATAATATAGACAAAAGGGAGAAATCCTTCTCATTAATCATGTACAGTACATGTCAAGAGTGATTCATGTTTATCATAAatttcaaactaaaaaaaaaaagacaaacaaaACAATCATGGTACAATTCAATTTATATAAGTATGTGTTCAATGTAAATACAGTGACATTAAATTATCCAAATTCATGAAGTCAAGCTCTTTTACCGtataaatttaaaaccttttttttttcaattccatGTATTTGTGTACTatgttaattattcaaaaaaaattattttattgttatataACAATATTAACACCATCAGAAAGATTAGAATATATTgttttgttaacaaaaaaaaattacacataTTTGAGTCTAAtttcacaaatttaaattaagatttaaatttaaataaaataaatttataatttctcaaTGATTTAATTATAgacggctctgataccacttgttgaaaTTTTTTACAATTCCTTAACCTCAATatcatccatgttaaatcattaaaaaagaaATGCAGAAGGGTACCTTAATTCCTGGGCATGATTGAAAGAGTTTGGTTTTTTTATATTCACCTTCTGTATCTTTAATAGGGCTGAATCACAACTCTTTTGATAGGAAAAGAAGTACGGGGGCAGCTTTCATGAGTTAAGAACCAAAACCctgaagtcactatttatattcgAGTGTGGCACctattaaaccctaaaacccaaagaAAATAGTATCtatggttttattctcatttaattccaaataaaaaataatcatgacATTTTCAATTTAGCATTATAACAGTAAATGAGATTACTATTATATACGTCATTTAAtgtgaaatagcataatttgtgattataattgatatatatgTATTGCTTATAAACAAATTAGTAAGAGTAATAATTTTTCAACATAATGTAGTAAAAAAAActttcaaaaatactatttgtacaccaaaatcaaccactaaaagcagccaccaatgtatttatgtataaatacatgtgtatttttatttattttcaatgtgtatttgtatttcaacatatattttatactggtgatTGATAAAAAGCTGTGAGAATGGTGAAGTAACTCTCATCATTTCTGTTGTATGAGTTCGAAcgctgagaagaagaagaagaagaacggagATCaagaaggaaagagagagagagagaaagagagagagaggttctgcatttttttttggagtcaaaagaaaagaaaaatttgtaaaaatgagAGCTTAATTTACAATGCTATAccaaatacatatatatactagTTACCTATTCTACAGGTAACAAGTGGCTAACTAACTTGATTAATTACAGTTACACACACAACTAATCAGTACAGTTAATCCTAACTATCTTCTATCTTCTATCTAACTAATTGTAGCTAACTATACTTGCTTAACAGTTTCTCAATTATGTAATACCCCTCTCAGACTAGGATTATCCAAGTCTAACAATCCTAGTTTGGCATGACAATTCTGGAACGGGTTAGGAGGTAAGGCCTTTGTTAGGATGTCCACTGTTTGATGTTTACTCGAAATCGGCATGAGCTTAGTCACCCCTTCTTGCCATTTGTCCCTAATAATATAACAATCTACCTCAATATGTTTCGTTCTTTCATGAAAAACTGAATTTGTGAATATGTGAAGGGCTGATTGGCTATCACGGTACAAAGTCACTGGTTTGGATTGCTCCACTCTAAGCTCCTTCAACATATAGGTGAGCCATTGGGCCTCTCTAGTTTTCGAGGCCAATACTCTATATTCCACTTCACATGAAGATGCTGCCACTGTGTTCTGTTTCTTACTCTTTCATAAAATAATTGAAGTACCCAAGAAGAAGCAATAACCACTGATGGGCCTTTTGGAATCCGGGCAAGTGCCCCAGTTACTATCTGAGAATCTAGTAGGAGTTATGTGCTGGAATAGAAGAATAACCCCACGGTTGGCCCTcctttgaggtatttcagaattctTAAACTTGTCTCAAAATGTTTATCAGTTGAACAATCTAAGAACTGACTTAGTTTAGTCACTGCATACAAATTTCAAGTCTAGTATTTATGAGATAGAGTAATCTTCCTATAAGTTTCCTGTATTCAGAAGTTGAGGTGAGAAGAGTGCCTGAATGTTTGGACAACTAAGTTGTATAGTCCATAAGAGTTGTGACAAATTTTACATTGAGCATTCCATAGACTTTAAGTAGGTCGCTGCAATATTTGCATTGACAATAATCCCCACTTGCTGCGGGCTACCTCCATGCCAAGAAAATacttacaaaaaaatattacataactAAAAAATTGTAAAGTAAATATAGTTAACTACAATTAGTTAGATAGAAGATAGAAGGTAGTTAAGATTAATTATACTGATTAATTGTATGTGTGACTATAATTAATCAAGTTAGTTAGCCACTTATTACTTGTAGAAtagataactatatatatatatatatatatatatatatatatatatatatatatatatatatatatagtataagatTGTAAATTAAGTTCTCATTTTTacaaattttccttttcttttgacTCCAAGAAAATGCATAACCTCTTTGTCTCTCTCTCATTCATTTTTCTCATCCATCTTCTTCACCTTCTTGATctccgttcttcttcttctcaacgTTCGAACTCATACAACAAAGATGATGAGAGTTGCTTTACCATTCTCACAGCTCTTTCATCCTGGTGTGGTGAGCGTGGTGTCACGACCTTGAACACACTCTAACGCTATCGTGCCGGCATTCGGACTTACTCAACTCTTGagttaagaccaagtcagcctaaccctcagtatttagcaagaaaactaagaacacaagagaaatgaatctttggtggaaagaacactttattactcaagtgtttgtTACAGATGACTCACACTCCCTCAAACTCCAACTCTCATCTCTTATTtataccaaggttctgaaaaccggttcgaacCGATTGAACCGTGAACCGACAAGAAAGACGAATCGAATAGAAAGCATAACCGGGGAATTTGAAAACTGGAGTTGAACCGTTGAACCGGCCGGGAATCATTCGATCGAATCGAACCGGGACCCAGccagttttttaatttttgtccaaACGGCGCCGTTTCATTCATTGAAACCCTAATCAAAGCTACGCACTCTCTCACTCACTCAGTCACTCATTCTCCTTCCTCTCACATGCGCCTCTCATCTCTATCTCCTCCCTTACTCCCACATTCTTGTTCTTCAACCTTTGAACTGGAATGTTTTGCTACTGCCGCTGTTCTTCTTCGTCGCCGTTCTTCAATGTCCAACCACCGCTATCATCTGCACTGCAACAGGCCAACAACATCGTCACAATGCGCGTTCCGCCTCCTTTTTGGCCGAGCTTCCACCGCTGTCTCGCCGAGGTTCTACTACTCTTCAAGCTCTGTTCCCCCGCGCTCCAGCCCCTGTCTTTCTGTTTGAGCTGCTTAGCCCTCTGTTCCGACCTCTCCTCGCGTGTTAGAGCCGTCGTTCAACCACCGTTCTATTTCTGTTCAACCATCTCCGTCGCATTTTAAAGCTCCAGCTCCCTCTCCTTGTTCTGTTCGAATTTCAAAACATGCTCCAGCCTAAGGTAATTTATTTTCCTTTACTTGTTCTTTCTTGTGTTAATTattcagttattattttatttaattgttgtctTTAATGATTAGTATGTTGTTCCAGTTCTTGTTTTGTTGTTGGTTTGCTATATTTTAAAGATTTAGttgttcttgttattttgatttttagttctaATTGATCTTATTAACTTGTTAATTTAATAAATTGATGTTTTAGTGTTGttcttaacttttaaattttagattgttgtgttgttcttgaccttttgataatttgttaattttataaattattcttGTTGTGGTTTGCAGTTCTTGATTTGATAAATTGTTCATGTTATAATGTTGATTTGATAAATTATTCATGTTGTTGATCTTAATTTGATAAATTGTTCATGATGTTGATCTTAattaattgttcttgttattaGAAAGAGAATCGAATTGAGGTATATCAATTTACAGGTAGCTATAAATTGAAAAGAGGACACTCACTGGGCAGAGCTCCTTTGTTActtcattaaatatttttttttatttctgatgcAACACCTGAGATTAAGAATTGAATGGAAGATGAACAATATTGACTTTCTTTTCATTTGTTTATTTGAATATGAATTCAAGATTCTGTAAAACTAAATTTTACTAGGAATCCTACAACTTGCCCAATATGTTTCAGTTCCTCCCAGGCTGACCCAACATACTATGTATGACAGATTCAGGTTATGATATAAATATGGAATAGAAGAAATGGTCTCAAATGGTTGATTGGTGCTCACCTCATCAGTGGCCTCAATACACTGTCTGTCTAATTCACCCAATCTTGCCTTTACATACTCTCCATTGCTGAATGAACAACACTCATGACGCAACAGAAGACTGATAGTGATCAAATCAAATACATCAAAATGTTAGCATTCTCTATGCAGCAATTTGACATGTAATATGAAGATGgtgaataattgaataattgaatGGTTTGTGACTgattatttagtttttttattatttgatttttgtgtTTGTATTTGGATGAGATTATATATCGTGGTTgatgtaatacttttaatttggataatattttaaagtttatattaatctataattatatttttgtgtgtttatttattattttattataaaatggttatttcggttgaaccacggttgaaccaataaaccaatgAACTAGTAGCTAGAGCAGTTTGATGACCGGTttagttttcagaaccttgatttaTACTCATCCACCTccttaatggatggttaggattaaatataatcaacggtccagattaatcatccagaactttcattacaaatatctatcctaccataactttttaaatacttctagattattccatactacCTTTCAAATTTCTATATACATTCagactcttctagaatactctatgaccttctagagtcttctagaacTTTCTAAGGTCTTCCGagaccttctaggacattctagaatattccaaaaccatctagagcattctcaaatactctagaaaactatacaaataccgttaaatctaaccttctaaaatttaccgtgacattctcccccacctaatgcGCAGACATCCTCGTCAcgttctgttcatgatagcgcTCTAGGTGTTCTTAGAATTTCCACAGATCCTCACGAGCTTCCCAGCTGGTTATCGGGAGTCCTTTCCACTTGATCATgtattggatacttggtggtACTCCTCTTCGTCGCACAACGTGATTAgctaagatctctttgatttctttATCAAAGGATCTAATCACCACAGGCGGAGAACAACTCGAGTCACCTCTATTCAGTTCATCTTGGTCTtcatgatatggtttaagcatacttacatggaagaccgggtggatcttcataaagggagggagttgtactttgtaagcaaccttcccaacacgtccaatgatcttaaatggcccttcgtatttgcggattaagcccttatgaaccttgcgaaAGGCTTTAAATTGTTGTGAAAGAAGTTTAATTACCTTatctcccacttgatagcttgcatgcctcaTCTTCTTATCTACCTATTTCTTCATCCTCTGATCTTTGTAGCTTTATCgaggtaagaacgagtgacatctTGTTTGGGGCTTAACTTCTTCTGAGTTTGGAAGTAACTTGTAGCCACATTGCCTGTCTTGACGATGAAGTGTGAACCAAGCAAGTAGTGGCGCCAAGTTCTTAAATAATGTGCTTCATCTTGCGACTCTCAAAGGTAATAGGATATCCTTCTTGTATCAGAATTCCTCCAATAGCGTAGTCAGAAGCATCAATGTGGACTTTAAACACCTTCGAGTAATTGGGCAGTGCTAGTATTGGTCCTTCTATAGTAGCAGCCTTCAATTCATCAAAGgccttttgacactcctttgaccaTTCCCAAGAGTGATTCTTCTTGAGAAGATCAGTTAATGGTATAGCCTTGGCGGAGTATCCATTGATAAACCTTCGATAGTAATTAGTCAACCCAAAGAATGACCTCAATTCAGATACCTTATTTGGCGGCTCCCACTCTTTGATAGCATTCACTTTT contains:
- the LOC140181306 gene encoding uncharacterized protein gives rise to the protein MRLSVGTTASDQDETEQFDEWLLKVCDGLTCDNMDGESEICRQGDIVTPSSDQAFDELVHFSYPNILDNMSSKDFFKARTIVAPTLDIIEEVNNHLMTIIPGGKKLYLSSDSICMDKRNMESQLDLYDPKLLNSINYSDLPPHKLILKVGDPVMLLRNIDQSSGLCNGTRLQVRKLGNHVIECEVLTDNNVGHITLTSRMNMVPTNETVPVRFQQRQFSIIVSFAMTINKSQRSLKVFTHSQLYVALSRVKSKRSLKVLLMNHVGMSANSTINVVYREVFEKIEF
- the LOC140181305 gene encoding uncharacterized protein: MSDDEINQLCLMDIDKILHSYGKTLKDYPPMPLAIEVDSSLLTERVIREKLNFNRDYLKKNASNMGFFFVYGYGGTGKTFLWNLMSAEIRSRGDIVLNIASSGIASLLLPNGRMAHSRFKIPLNITEDSLCNIKPGSRQAMMLLKAKLIIWDEAPMVSRYCYEALDKCLGDIMRFSPTYNKDFSFVGKVVVLGGDFRQILPAISRESR